The genomic DNA GTAGGCCACACACTCGTCCCAGCCCGGGTTGCGCCAGGTGCTCTCGCGAGTCTCGCGCCGCGCCTGCAGGTTCTTGTAGCCTGCACATTACATTTCTCATTCATTCCTACTTACAACTGGATCCGTACACTGGCCACTTATAAGTGAGTTAAAcgaagtaatataattatctaatttttaagattactAACGCAATGGATTCATATTGTCcgaacttaaatatttataaataaacgttaTAACATTCGTGGATGTGTTCTATGGCTGGCTGCTTGGCCAATTATATTACTGGCCAAACAGTTATAAACCAAGATTTAACCTTATTGCTCTAgaacattttacttttgtatgagattttattttacactctTGTACAAACGAGAAGTTCATAAACGAAGATTTTAGCTCCTATAAGTGGATTATCCGCAAAGAgcatttcgaccgctgcggccgcggaagaaataatttccaaaatccaCAGAACAGATTAATATAAAGGcagataataaaactaattcttgtctttgttaatatattttaaaaaaataatgacagcGTGACCGCAGcgatcgaaacgctctgagaaacacctaTAGCTATAGAAAAGCCAGGTTTGCGAgggtataaatataaaatgataacgAGAAATAAACTACTCACACCAAATGTGATGCACGTTGTACAGTCGACCGATCTGCGAGAAGTACCCGGCAAACGCCTCGTTCTGCGCCCGGCGGTACGTGAGCCCGCGCGCCCAGTTGTTGCCCCACTCGATCATGGTGCCTGGCTTGAGACTGAAAAGTAATATTGAATAGAATAGtattgaaaatacaatttggtATCTTCAACCAAGGAACATCACATATTATCATGGCTGTTTCCCATGAGGATAGGCAGGAATGTTCAGAATCATCAGCCACTAGTTCTTTGAACTACATCCCACATAAAGCTAATcatgagataaaataatatttttcttagaaaTAAACAGTCTCTCCAAAGTCTGTTGAGCTATCATGAGTCCACTATCTTTAGTAAACCACTTCTTCTCAAGAGCCTTTGTCGTTACTGAATCATCATCATCCTCATTCCTTTTTGACCCAATGCTGAGCATAGGCCTTTATGCCAATCTTCTCTATCTTATAAGCTAATATAATCGGCGAAAGACctgcaaatttatataatacttgtgCCAGCTTACCTGTAAGACCTAATCTCGTAAATGTTGTGTGGGGACCGGGGCTCCCCGTTAGGCCAAAAGCTGAAGGCAAGCAGATACTGTAAGTGCCGTGAACGGACGAGGCCTCCGCGCTCCACCTCTAATGCACGGTAGTCCTGAAATGTAGTGTAAAACACTCAGTACAGCaaaatcatttcttttttataagcTCTAGAATTTATTTCCAGGCTGggtagattatatttttttgcccaATCCATAGtgattaaacaaaaatgtgcTGGTACATagccatataaatattttaaaatttttcatatttctaaGATTGAACTTAATACataacaaatcaattttaactgatatacaaataaaacatactcaCAGGGTTTTCCCTGAATATAACTTTGGCTTTGTCAATTTTCTCGAAACCTCCAACATAGCGCCAGAGATGTAGAGCCTGATCCATGTCTCCAACCGACACTGTCCATGATCCTACTAGCTCACATCCTAATTCAGCTTTCTGAGAGTGTACAAACTCCACTGAATTTTTGCTgcaaagacaattttttttacttttactttaatttaagtgtttaatttatttatttttctacaaattaaactaaagttattaatataattatattaagtatttattattatttatgtttggtGATGCCAGTGAAAGCACCAGATTTGTAATCAGTCCTCTCATACTGGGACTATTTCACCCAGTTCCCTAAAACCCCTAATGGGGCTGCACCCCATTACATGATAATGATAACCCTAAGTTGGTGGCAGTCCTCTATACCCTACCTGTATCTTTACAGAAACTGAGTAACTGTTCAACTGTAAGTTCTTTTAAGTCTTCTTCTGATAGAGCTTCTGAGCTCATTATAGCTCTCCTGGCTGCAGTGTATGTGGGGCACTCAACTTCGAGGTGGAGGTTGGTTTCTTCTTCAAACTTAAACTAAAGTAACTTCTCTCATCCCCACAAATCAACCCATAAATCCTTTTGGGACAAACCTACTTATAACTGGAGGACAACTTCTATTACAGTAAatgtttgaatatatttatgcaGTGAAGAAGGCCTAGAATCTACTTCCAGGATCTGAAGgattctaatttaatattttattttttgggttCAAAGTTTATCGGCCGTCCATATGAGAGTTGTAAACAGTTGTTATCTTGCTGTGTAATTTTGTTCTATTTACAGAGTGTTGCATAATACACAGCGTCGTCGTACGCCGGCCGCTAGTTGAAATTCACattgaaatcaattttattagaataaattacataattacgtactagtttttcaaatatttgtcaacTGAATCTGGTCTTATGTTGTGCGTGTGAAGTGCGTAGACAATTTCCTTGTCGCTGAGCATACGGCTGTGGGATTCCTTCGTCGGCTCTATTTTTCGAACGAGTAATTTTGATAGCCAGCCATCATCAGCATTTAGACGCACACTTGTAGAGCAAATtaatctacaaaaa from Plodia interpunctella isolate USDA-ARS_2022_Savannah chromosome 21, ilPloInte3.2, whole genome shotgun sequence includes the following:
- the Nipsnap gene encoding protein NipSnap; its protein translation is MNSLNRSLNLFTYVPKNARLICSTSVRLNADDGWLSKLLVRKIEPTKESHSRMLSDKEIVYALHTHNIRPDSVDKYLKNYKNSVEFVHSQKAELGCELVGSWTVSVGDMDQALHLWRYVGGFEKIDKAKVIFRENPDYRALEVERGGLVRSRHLQYLLAFSFWPNGEPRSPHNIYEIRSYSLKPGTMIEWGNNWARGLTYRRAQNEAFAGYFSQIGRLYNVHHIWCYKNLQARRETRESTWRNPGWDECVAYTVPLIREMHCRILEPTEFSPTQ